The following are encoded in a window of Castanea sativa cultivar Marrone di Chiusa Pesio chromosome 5, ASM4071231v1 genomic DNA:
- the LOC142634383 gene encoding uncharacterized protein LOC142634383 gives MKPITSFLLAILVITVSVSLATRPESDRSFSAQLKHSKDKPNNNNNNKGGGSGSGGGSGNDGGMGGFFSPGGGFNIPGFGNGVGGGYGGGFGGPNGGYSKGGIIRPTVVCKDKGPCYNKKLTCPAKCFTSYSNSGKGYGGGGGGGGCTMDCKNKCIAYC, from the coding sequence ATGAAACCCATAACCAGCTTTCTCTTAGCCATTCTGGTCATCACAGTCTCAGTCTCTCTGGCAACCCGACCTGAATCTGACAGGTCATTCTCAGCCCAGCTCAAACACTCCAAGGAcaaacccaacaacaacaacaacaataaaggTGGTGGAAGTGGAAGTGGAGGTGGAAGTGGAAATGATGGTGGCATGGGCGGGTTCTTTAGTCCTGGAGGCGGGTTCAACATACCCGGGTTTGGAAATGGTGTTGGAGGCGGGTATGGAGGCGGGTTTGGAGGTCCAAATGGAGGGTACTCGAAAGGTGGTATAATAAGGCCCACAGTGGTGTGTAAAGACAAGGGTCCATGTTACAACAAGAAGCTCACATGTCCAGCCAAGTGCTTCACTTCCTACAGCAACTCAGGCAAGGGTtatggaggtggtggtggtgggggtggCTGCACCATGGATTGCAAGAACAAATGTATTGCTTATTGTTAG